TCTACTCCGCAATCTGTTCCGTGGCTTTATAAAGTAAATCCACAGATGAAAAGTGCAGTTACTGACTTTACAAATGAAAATGTAAATACAGAAGAAGTGTTAAAGACAAAACCTGATATATTGTTTATGCCGATAAATTCTAAGACAGCAGGAAAGGTAAAGGAACTTGGAATTCCTACAGTACAATTAAGTTTTACGGACTTTGACAGCATGAAAAAGACTGTTAAATTAACAGGAGAAATTCTTGGAGGGGATTCAGTAAAGAGAGCGGACAAATATATTTCTTATTTAGATAGCAAATTGAAAATGGTAACAGATGTAACATCCAAGATACCGGATTCACAAAAGCCAAAAGTATTACATATAATATCTTTTTCACCACTTACGGTAGATGGAAAGAATACTATGATTGACTCATGGATAAAAGCAGCAGGTGGAATAAATGCAGCATCTGAAATAACTGGTAATATGAAAGTAACTTCTACAGAGCAAATACTTAAATGGAATCCAGATGTTATAATACTTGGGAGTAATACCTTAACTAATGCAAAAAGTGCTATAAAGAATGTAGACCAGTTAACTCAAAATTCAACCTGGAGCCAGATAAATGCTGTTAAGAATAGGAAGGTTTATATAAATCCAACAGGAGCATTTTTGTGGGACAGATATGGTGCAGAAGAAGCATTACAGATACAATGGGCAGCAAAGACACTTCATCCTGACAAATTTAAAAATGTAGATATAGTTAAAGAAACTAGAAATTTTTATAAGACATTTCTGAATTATGATCTTACAGAGGAAGAGGCAAACAAAATTATAAATGATAAAAATCCTGATTAACTAATATAAATAAAAAATAAATATAATGTATAAGCCCATTTGAAACATTAAGTTGGCGAGGAGCAGAAAATAAATCTACTCCTCACAAAATCTAAATAATTTAAACCATTTTTGTTTCTTTTGCTTCTTTCTCTCCTTTCGGCTGATATATTCAGATTGATCATTTTGAATTTGTTCAACTAATTCTTTAGTATTTGTAATAGAATCAAATAGGGAATTTTTATCATTTAATATCTTAGACAAATTATCATTAATTAGAGAACTGCTTTTTTCAATATCACTTTTAATTATGTTTGTATTGTTTTGCATAATATCTGAAACAGATTGTTTAATAATAGTTTCTATTTCAGGCTTTAGCAAATTGGATATTGCTTGTGCTGCAAATTCTAAATCTTTTTGATTACTAAATAGAGAAGAATCATTATCTAAGAAATATTGTTTAATTTGTTGTGTTGTATAATGTTTTTCTTTGGATAAGTATTGAATCATTTTTAATTTGTTAATATCATCTTCAGTAAAATTTCTATATTTACAGTGATGATTGGAATTTAAATAATCTTTGAAGGTAAGGCAGTAATTTCTAATTGCTTGAGTGCTGGTGTTTAATAATTTTGCAACATCTTTTGTCTTGTAAGTATTTATTTTGAAATCGCTTATGTTTATTGATTTGTTTTCCATAGTTACCACTCCTTTTACAATATTATACAATTAATTGGAAATATTATCAAGATAATTTTTATATAAAATGCTTATTGTAAATAAAGTTCTTGACATGGGAAAATTCCATCTGATGCTAAGAATTCTGCTTATTTAATTAATTTATGATATAATATTTTTAAGGATATTTTTTACTAAATTACAATACTTTATATTAGAAACCAATTATATTCTATTATTTAAAAAATTTATTATATTAAGCTGTGGAAAATCTTTATCCGATGGCTACCATCCGTAATACCCCCATCGCACTCTGTGAAAGCGACTATCACCAAATCAAAGATTTGGGATATCTGCTTTTCTTATAAAAGTGTGGGATAACGGCTGCTACGCCCCTGGATAACGATTCCTAAGTTTCAGATGGAGAAAAAACTCCACCTGAAACCAAGAACTCTGTTTATCTCTTTAGAAGGCGGAAAAGCCCAAATTTAAAGAAAGGAGTGTAATAATATGAAAAGTATACTAACTACTTGTCCTTATTTTGGAACAGGATGTACGTTTTTTCAAATGTAAAGGATATCAAAATTATTAGAGTAACTCCGGATAATGATGTAAATTCAGTAAACCAAGGTAAGCTTTGTTCAAAAGGACGTTTTGGTTTTGATTTTGTACATAATCATACAGGGACTATGACGAGACGTTGTTGGGGATTAAATGGTGCAGATCCAGAAGAATTTTTGGAAATTAGCCCTGCAGATGCAAAGAAGCTTAAAAATCAAGGATTTTTTTAATGTTGGTACATAGAGCTTTTCTCATTTTCTATTTTTATTTATGCATACTTTAATAATTTTATCTGATGTTAGGTAAAAAGTGAGGAAGTACTATGATATAAATTTTAGGCCTTATGGGGCTAGAAAAATAAAAGCCTTAGAATTATCTTAAAGGCTAAAATAACTTATAAGGGGGTAATTGAATATGAAACTTAACTCTTTTGTAGTAGCTGATGCCCATAAATGTATTGGGTGTAAAGCTTGCGAACTTGCCTGTGCTGCTTCTCATTCTGACAATGAAGGGAAGACAGTGGGAACAGTAGAGACTCCAATTATGCCGCGGCTTTTTCTTGTTAAAACGGCTGAAGTAACTGTGCCTATTCAATGTCGACAGTGTGAAGATGCTCCTTGTGCCAATGTTTGTCCGGTAAGGGCTATTAGCCAGATTGACAATAAGATTGTGGTTGATACCGAAGCTTGTGTAGGATGTAAAACTTGCATAATGGCTTGTCCATTTGGTGCAATGGATCTTGTACCTAAGTATAAAGATGGTCAGCTAGTTACTCAAAATGTGCTTATGTCTGAAACGGATGATGGTTTAGTAAAAAAGGAAGTAGTTGTGGCACATAAATGTGATTTGTGTATTGATCAGCCTGATGGACCGGCTTGTGTTAGGGCATGTCCAGAGAAAGCATTGGAACTTATTGAACTAAAACAAGTAAAAAAGAAACGAAACATAGAGGCAGTTGATAATCTTTGGAATTTGGTGAAAGGTGTTTTTGACTAGAAGCTTAATTTGAAATAAGATAGGAGGCGATTGTTTTGACAGTTAAGACTGAAGGTATTGTCAAAATTGATAAAGAGTTGTGTACAGGATGCAAACGATGTGCAGATGTTTGTCCTGTAGATGCTATAGAAGGTGAAAAAGGACAACCTCAAAAAATTAATACTGAACGTTGTGTTTTGTGTGGTCAGTGTGTACAAATTTGCAGTGCTTATGCATCTGCATTTGATGAAGATATTACTCCTCGTGAGCAAAAGATAAAAGAGCGTAATATGCTCTCCTCTGTTAAAGAGCCCTTATTTGCATCCTACTATACAGGCCATGCTATAGAAGTAAAAGAGGCCTTAGCAAATTCTAAACTTTTTACTATGGTTCAATGTGCACCAGCAGTACGTGTAGCTATTGCTGAAGAATTTGGTATGCCACTTGGAAGTTTAACACCAGGGAAAATGGCAGCTGCACTAAGAAAGCTAGGTTTTGATCGAATTTATGATACAAATTTTGCTGCTGATCTCACTATTATGGAGGAAGGTAACGAACTTATTAAAAGGGTTACTGAAGGTGGAGTACTGCCCATGTTCACTTCATGTTGTCCTGCTTGGGTAAAATTTATTGAACAGGATTACCCAGAACTTATTCCACATCTATCTTCTTGTAAATCTCCACAGCAAATGGAAGGTGCTCTGCTTAAGACATATGGTGCACAGATTGATGGGGTAGATGCTGGCACGATTTATAGTGTTTCAGTTATGCCTTGCATTTGCAAAAAATTTGAATGTGAACGTCCTGAAATGAAAGATAGCGGATATCAGGATGTAGATGTTGCAATTACTACACGGGAACTTGCACAATTAATCAAAGACGCTGACATTGATTTTAATGATTTACCTGAAGAAGAATTTGACAAGCCACTTGGAACTTATTCTGGTGCAGGCACTATTTTTTGTGCTACTGGTGGTGTTATGGAAGCTGCCCTGCGTACTGCATATAAATTGATTACTAAAGAAGAAATTCCAGATGTCGATCTTAAATTCATAAGAGGCGGCGAAGGAGTAAGAAGTTCAGAAGTTAAAGTAGGAGATTTGACACTAAAAGTAGCAGTAGTTGCTGGACTGAAAAATGTTGTACCAGTTTTAGAAGAAATTAAAGCTGGAAAAGCAGATTTTCATTTTATTGAAGTGATGACCTGTCCAGTTGGATGTGTTAGTGGAGGCGGACAACCTAAGGTATTGATACCTGATGAAAAAGCTGATGCTTATACTAATCGTACATGCAGTACGTATGTACATGATGAAAATATGGAATATAGAAAATCACATGATAATCCTGAAATACAGAAAATTTATAAAGAATTCTTGGTAGAAGATAATATTCATCATTTGCTTCATACTACGTATACACCAAGGAGGTAAGTACATTGAATACCTTTGTCGTTGCAAATCCTAATAAATGCATTGGTTGTAAGTCTTGTGAGATTGCTTGTGCAGTTGCACATTTAGATATTAGTGTGGTTGCTGCAGGATCAATAGATGCACCTTTTTCACCTCGCATCAATCTAGTTCGGGCAGAAAGGGCTACTATGCCAGTGCAGTGTAGGCAATGTGATGATGCCCCTTGTGCAAATGCATGTCCAGTAGGGGCAATTGTTCATAAGAAGAATAAAATTGTTGTAAAAACAGAATTGTGTATTGGATGTAAGGCATGTATGTTTGCTTGTCCGTTTGGTGCTATGGATATGGTTCCAAAGTGCAAAAATGGCCGAAAGCAAAAACAGGGTTTAAGTGTGAGTACTAAAGAAGGAAAGCAAAATAAGGAAGATATGGCAGCACATAAATGTGATTTGTGTGCAGGTAGGCCTGGAGGACCAGCTTGTGTAGAAGTTTGTCCAGTTGATGCTTTCACCATAGTTAAGCCCGAAGTTATGAATGATAGTATTAAAAATAAGCGCCGATCCAGTGCTTTAAAGATTATGGAAAAACAAAAATAAGATCGGTTTTGGAGGAATGTACCTAGATTTGTGTAAATCAAATTTAGGTACGTTATTGTATGAGGAATATTTAAATTTGTTACAGACAATAATTAAGATTATACTATTAATAAGTAACTCAACTTTCGCAGTTTAAAAAGATTACGACCTAAATGAATTCACAATTCACAGTTCACGATGCACAATTTCGGTAGATTTTTCTCCGCTGTGCTGCGAAAAATTTTAAATTTGAAGCTTATTGAAGCTTTGCTTCAATGGTGTTATATTTTAGATTTTCTGAAGTTTTAATGGAAGAAAATCATCCTTAATTGTGAACTGTGCATCGTGCATTGTGAATTAATTGCTTCGCAATATTTCTATATTACGTCAAAATTTTATATGTGTGTAAGTTGAGTAAATAGCTATATCAGAAGAGGAGGAAGAAAATGGACAAAAATATTATATTGGAGGCTATAGAGAGTCGATGTAAAATAAAAAATAATAAGAATTGTCTAGCATGTTCTGATGCTTATAAAATAGCAGAAGAATTAAAAGTAAATGTTTCGGATATAGGAAAACTATGTAATGAGAATAAAATAAAGATCATAGCTTGTCAGCTTGGCTGCTTTTAAGGTATTTGAAAGAAAATAGGATAGAATACTGACTAGGTATTTCTTTGAAAATGCTTAAAGTAATAATTGATAGTGAGGTGAGCAAAATGGAAACTAGGAAACATAATATTCCCAATATGATTCTAATTGGTTCAACTGCTAGAAACAGTGGAAAAACTACTCTTGCTGTTTCAATAATAAATAAATATAAATTAATTAGACCGATGGTAGCACTAAAAGTAACAACTATTCAGGAAAAAAATGGGAAATGCATACGCGGAGGAGAAGGCTGTGGAGTATGTTCAAGCTTAAAAGGAAATTTTGAGATAACGAAAGAGTTAAATTCAGACAATAATAAGGACACATCTTTACTATTAGCTGCTGGAGCAGAGAATGTTTACTGGCTAAAAGCATTGAAGAATAATATATACGAAGGATTTAATGCATTTATTACTAAAATACCTGAAAATGCTCTTATAGTATGTGAATCAAATAGCTTACGAAAAGTTGTTAATCCAGGCGTCTTTATTATGATAAAAAATTCCAAAGATAGTCAAATGAAAAAGTCAGCAAGTGAAGTTATAGATCAAGCTGATATAATTATAGAAAATAACTTTAATAACGATTTTGAAAAAGTAATAAAAGAAATAGAAAATATAATTAATTGATCAAATTTAATTACATAAACAGATTTCTAATGAAATTCTAATCTTTAACTAATTGTCTTCTAATTATTCCCCGGTACTATATAGACATAAAGAAAATTGATTATTAAAAAATAGTTATAGGGAGGAATTAGGATGACAATTTCAATTGAACAAATTGATTCGTTAAGAAAAAGGGCAAATGTAAGCTATAAGGAGGCCAAAGAGGCACTTGAAAAATGTAACGGTGATTTGGTAGAAGCACTTTTGTATCTAGAGGAACAGAACAAAATCAAGCCAGAGCATGAAAGCATAAAGGACTCACCTTTTATTAAAAAGATTAAAAATATTATTTTAAAGGCTAACAAGATAAAATTTGTAATATCTAAAGATGATAAAACA
The genomic region above belongs to Clostridium sp. AWRP and contains:
- a CDS encoding ABC transporter substrate-binding protein, with product MKKVRRARNLIAIIFAAVFLLAGCGQSSTDSTKSSGKSQQKVITDAAGKKVKVPAKIDKIADAWPAHNEMVTMLGAGNKIVSTISTPQSVPWLYKVNPQMKSAVTDFTNENVNTEEVLKTKPDILFMPINSKTAGKVKELGIPTVQLSFTDFDSMKKTVKLTGEILGGDSVKRADKYISYLDSKLKMVTDVTSKIPDSQKPKVLHIISFSPLTVDGKNTMIDSWIKAAGGINAASEITGNMKVTSTEQILKWNPDVIILGSNTLTNAKSAIKNVDQLTQNSTWSQINAVKNRKVYINPTGAFLWDRYGAEEALQIQWAAKTLHPDKFKNVDIVKETRNFYKTFLNYDLTEEEANKIINDKNPD
- a CDS encoding 4Fe-4S dicluster domain-containing protein, giving the protein MKLNSFVVADAHKCIGCKACELACAASHSDNEGKTVGTVETPIMPRLFLVKTAEVTVPIQCRQCEDAPCANVCPVRAISQIDNKIVVDTEACVGCKTCIMACPFGAMDLVPKYKDGQLVTQNVLMSETDDGLVKKEVVVAHKCDLCIDQPDGPACVRACPEKALELIELKQVKKKRNIEAVDNLWNLVKGVFD
- a CDS encoding [FeFe] hydrogenase, group A is translated as MTVKTEGIVKIDKELCTGCKRCADVCPVDAIEGEKGQPQKINTERCVLCGQCVQICSAYASAFDEDITPREQKIKERNMLSSVKEPLFASYYTGHAIEVKEALANSKLFTMVQCAPAVRVAIAEEFGMPLGSLTPGKMAAALRKLGFDRIYDTNFAADLTIMEEGNELIKRVTEGGVLPMFTSCCPAWVKFIEQDYPELIPHLSSCKSPQQMEGALLKTYGAQIDGVDAGTIYSVSVMPCICKKFECERPEMKDSGYQDVDVAITTRELAQLIKDADIDFNDLPEEEFDKPLGTYSGAGTIFCATGGVMEAALRTAYKLITKEEIPDVDLKFIRGGEGVRSSEVKVGDLTLKVAVVAGLKNVVPVLEEIKAGKADFHFIEVMTCPVGCVSGGGQPKVLIPDEKADAYTNRTCSTYVHDENMEYRKSHDNPEIQKIYKEFLVEDNIHHLLHTTYTPRR
- a CDS encoding 4Fe-4S dicluster domain-containing protein yields the protein MNTFVVANPNKCIGCKSCEIACAVAHLDISVVAAGSIDAPFSPRINLVRAERATMPVQCRQCDDAPCANACPVGAIVHKKNKIVVKTELCIGCKACMFACPFGAMDMVPKCKNGRKQKQGLSVSTKEGKQNKEDMAAHKCDLCAGRPGGPACVEVCPVDAFTIVKPEVMNDSIKNKRRSSALKIMEKQK
- a CDS encoding DUF4342 domain-containing protein, whose amino-acid sequence is MTISIEQIDSLRKRANVSYKEAKEALEKCNGDLVEALLYLEEQNKIKPEHESIKDSPFIKKIKNIILKANKIKFVISKDDKTILNLPSTLAVLLCLFAFPVAIAVVVIAIITSCKIRFHKESGEECSINSKIDKVTEAMNNAKDKITEEIKNA
- a CDS encoding MerR family transcriptional regulator → MENKSINISDFKINTYKTKDVAKLLNTSTQAIRNYCLTFKDYLNSNHHCKYRNFTEDDINKLKMIQYLSKEKHYTTQQIKQYFLDNDSSLFSNQKDLEFAAQAISNLLKPEIETIIKQSVSDIMQNNTNIIKSDIEKSSSLINDNLSKILNDKNSLFDSITNTKELVEQIQNDQSEYISRKERKKQKKQKWFKLFRFCEE